From a region of the Neobacillus niacini genome:
- a CDS encoding NCS1 family transporter — translation MKKSHLKSSDLLPIQQKDRKVTKLGYSFMWVGMVVVLATFAIGGAGVQSLSLPLVILATIIGSLAIGFFISLIADIGIEHGLSFPVYMRAPFGTIGTHIPSITRGVTASAWFGINTYFGATAMNGILNILSGFDNWFVCFIIFAIFQLINTALGIKSIERFADLAAPIILLISIWMYSSLSDQAQAAGRDVWSWVESPVTGGAAVTAFMVVIFSNMGFWATLSADIPTISRFIKAPANEKNWFKRNKSSLIGNLVAMPLTQTFMIIIGAVSYIAVLNADPVVALQESASGFILAVLLLMIVLAQWSTNTAANVVPAATIFSNVGGPKFPFWAGVITAGIVGTIVQPWELFGVIIPILLIVGGILSAIVGILFADYYLIRKRRVNVPELYEDHGQFRYWGGVNLAGFIAWIIGGYVSYLLPAYGFLVGFLLGAAIYYVLAKYWWFKKYQQAEIEDPSDAKYLGISVGRDWVIEEEFESVIEEAPAGLKFD, via the coding sequence ATGAAAAAAAGCCACTTAAAATCTTCAGATTTATTACCTATTCAACAAAAAGACAGAAAAGTTACAAAGCTAGGATACTCATTTATGTGGGTTGGGATGGTAGTAGTGCTCGCAACTTTTGCAATTGGCGGTGCAGGGGTCCAAAGTCTCTCCTTGCCACTTGTCATTCTTGCAACCATTATCGGTTCACTCGCCATCGGATTTTTCATTTCCTTAATTGCGGATATCGGCATAGAGCATGGATTGTCATTTCCTGTGTACATGAGAGCACCGTTTGGAACGATCGGAACCCATATTCCTTCGATCACTAGGGGAGTTACTGCATCAGCTTGGTTTGGCATTAATACCTATTTTGGTGCGACAGCAATGAACGGCATTCTAAATATTTTATCTGGTTTTGATAATTGGTTCGTCTGCTTTATAATTTTTGCAATTTTCCAATTGATTAATACCGCATTAGGAATTAAATCAATTGAACGGTTTGCAGATTTAGCAGCGCCAATCATTCTCTTAATCTCGATTTGGATGTATTCCTCATTATCTGACCAAGCACAAGCAGCGGGAAGAGATGTTTGGAGCTGGGTAGAATCACCTGTTACAGGTGGTGCGGCAGTTACTGCTTTTATGGTTGTTATTTTTAGTAACATGGGCTTCTGGGCAACATTGAGTGCTGATATTCCCACGATTTCGCGATTTATAAAAGCTCCTGCAAATGAAAAAAACTGGTTTAAACGTAATAAGAGTTCATTAATTGGAAATCTAGTTGCCATGCCATTAACGCAGACCTTTATGATCATCATCGGTGCAGTATCTTACATTGCGGTATTAAATGCTGATCCTGTAGTTGCACTTCAAGAGTCAGCCAGCGGGTTTATCCTTGCCGTTTTACTGTTGATGATCGTATTAGCCCAGTGGTCAACGAATACAGCTGCCAACGTGGTTCCAGCTGCAACGATTTTCTCTAATGTAGGCGGACCGAAGTTTCCTTTTTGGGCAGGTGTTATCACAGCAGGAATCGTTGGTACAATCGTTCAACCGTGGGAGTTATTTGGTGTCATCATTCCTATCCTACTAATCGTTGGCGGCATATTATCAGCAATCGTTGGTATTCTCTTTGCGGACTATTATTTAATCCGTAAAAGAAGAGTAAATGTGCCGGAGTTATATGAAGACCATGGTCAATTTAGATATTGGGGCGGTGTGAATCTTGCAGGCTTTATTGCTTGGATTATTGGCGGTTATGTCTCCTATTTACTCCCGGCGTATGGATTTTTAGTAGGTTTCCTGCTTGGAGCTGCTATCTATTATGTCCTGGCCAAATACTGGTGGTTTAAGAAGTATCAACAAGCTGAAATTGAAGATCCAAGTGACGCAAAATATCTAGGAATCTCAGTCGGACGTGATTGGGTGATTGAAGAAGAATTTGAGTCTGTCATCGAGGAAGCACCTGCTGGTTTAAAATTTGATTAA
- the hydA gene encoding dihydropyrimidinase: MKKLIKNGTIVTASDTYIAEILIEDGRISQIGTNLSSQGAEIIDANGCLVIPGGIDPHTHLDMPFGGTVTKDDFETGTKAAAFGGTTTVIDFCLTTKGEPLKNAIQTWHAKSKEKAVIDYGFHLMIAEINENVLSELPYVINEEGITSFKVFMAYKNVFQADDDTLFRTLVSAKEHGALVMVHAENGDVIDYLTKKAIAEGNKDPIYHALTRPPELEGEATGRAATLTGLANSQLYVVHVSCADAVEKIAEARSKGFNVWGETCPQYLVLDQSYLERPNFEGAKYVWSPPLREKWNQEVLWNALKSGQLQTLGSDQCSFDFKGQKDLGKDDFTKIPNGGPIIEDRLSILFSEGVKKGRISLNQFVDLTSTRAAKLFGLYPKKGTIAVGADADIVIFDPQVERVISAETHHMAVDYNAFEGMKVTGEPVSVLSRGEFVVRDKQFVGKPGSGQYLKRAKYNVNAPVNQNETLPI; the protein is encoded by the coding sequence ATGAAGAAATTGATAAAAAACGGGACGATTGTAACAGCTTCAGATACTTATATAGCGGAAATATTAATTGAAGATGGAAGAATATCTCAGATTGGCACGAATCTGTCATCACAAGGAGCAGAAATAATTGATGCCAATGGCTGTCTTGTTATTCCTGGGGGGATTGATCCTCATACCCATTTAGATATGCCTTTTGGAGGAACGGTGACAAAGGATGATTTTGAGACGGGAACAAAGGCGGCAGCTTTTGGGGGAACTACGACAGTAATAGATTTTTGCCTAACCACGAAAGGTGAACCATTAAAAAATGCGATCCAAACCTGGCATGCTAAATCGAAGGAAAAAGCGGTAATCGACTATGGTTTCCATTTAATGATTGCTGAAATTAATGAAAATGTCTTAAGCGAACTTCCTTATGTGATCAATGAAGAAGGCATTACCTCTTTTAAAGTGTTTATGGCCTACAAAAACGTTTTTCAAGCAGATGATGACACATTGTTCCGAACCCTTGTATCAGCGAAAGAACATGGAGCGCTTGTGATGGTCCATGCTGAAAATGGAGATGTCATTGATTATTTAACCAAAAAGGCCATTGCGGAAGGAAACAAAGATCCAATCTACCACGCACTGACAAGACCGCCTGAGTTAGAGGGAGAAGCGACAGGGAGAGCAGCCACACTGACCGGACTAGCAAACTCCCAATTATATGTGGTCCACGTTTCTTGTGCGGATGCGGTTGAAAAAATAGCCGAAGCACGCAGCAAGGGCTTTAATGTGTGGGGTGAAACCTGTCCGCAATATTTAGTATTAGATCAAAGTTACCTAGAAAGACCAAATTTTGAAGGTGCAAAATATGTTTGGTCGCCTCCATTACGAGAAAAATGGAACCAAGAAGTTTTGTGGAATGCTTTAAAGAGCGGCCAATTGCAAACTCTTGGATCTGATCAGTGCTCCTTTGATTTTAAAGGACAAAAGGATTTAGGAAAAGATGATTTTACAAAAATTCCAAACGGTGGACCGATTATTGAAGATCGACTATCGATTTTATTCTCTGAGGGTGTGAAGAAAGGACGCATAAGTCTTAACCAGTTTGTTGATTTAACTTCTACCCGAGCGGCTAAATTATTTGGATTATACCCGAAAAAAGGAACCATTGCAGTGGGGGCGGATGCCGATATCGTTATCTTTGATCCGCAAGTTGAAAGAGTAATCTCTGCCGAAACTCACCATATGGCAGTCGATTACAATGCCTTTGAAGGCATGAAAGTCACAGGTGAACCTGTTTCCGTTCTATCACGAGGAGAATTCGTCGTCCGGGATAAGCAGTTCGTCGGCAAACCAGGTTCAGGTCAATATCTTAAGAGAGCCAAATACAATGTGAATGCACCAGTAAACCAAAACGAAACCCTACCTATTTAA
- the preA gene encoding NAD-dependent dihydropyrimidine dehydrogenase subunit PreA, translated as MADLSINLAGIKSPNPFWLASAPPTNSGYQVQRAFEAGWGGAVWKTLGDPILNVSSRFAAISFNGQRVAGFNNIELITDRPLDVNLKEIYETKKRFPNHAIIASLMMEPQQEKWHELVKRVEDVGVDGLELNFGCPHGMAERGMGSASGQVPALVERQTYWVKEVAKTPVIVKLTPNITDITATAEAACNGGADAISMINTINSLMGVDLDTWNTIPHVAGKGAHGGYCGPAVKPIALNMVAECARHANINVPISGIGGISNWQDAVEFMLMGATGVQICTAAMHHGFRIVEDMIEGLSHYLDGKGIKSVSEIIGKSVPRYSDWGNLDLNYNIVAKINTEVCINCNKCHIACEDTSHQCIDRLTDENGNGYLKVREEDCVGCNLCSIVCPVDGAIDMVEVPNELPPMSWNERQTALSLAAECKIDIHK; from the coding sequence TTGGCTGATTTAAGTATTAATCTTGCAGGAATAAAATCTCCTAACCCATTTTGGTTAGCTTCTGCACCTCCAACTAATTCAGGGTATCAGGTTCAGCGAGCCTTTGAAGCGGGGTGGGGCGGTGCCGTTTGGAAGACATTGGGCGACCCCATCTTAAATGTTTCCTCGCGGTTTGCGGCGATAAGTTTTAACGGACAGCGGGTTGCTGGGTTCAATAATATCGAATTGATCACGGACCGGCCATTAGATGTTAATTTAAAGGAAATCTATGAAACGAAAAAGAGATTTCCAAACCATGCAATTATTGCCTCTTTAATGATGGAGCCACAACAAGAAAAGTGGCATGAATTAGTTAAACGTGTTGAGGATGTTGGGGTCGATGGTCTGGAGCTAAACTTCGGCTGTCCGCACGGAATGGCTGAACGAGGAATGGGGTCTGCCTCTGGGCAGGTACCAGCCTTAGTTGAACGGCAGACTTATTGGGTAAAGGAAGTGGCAAAAACTCCTGTTATTGTAAAACTAACACCAAACATTACGGATATTACCGCTACTGCTGAAGCTGCATGTAATGGTGGAGCTGACGCTATCAGTATGATTAACACCATTAATAGTTTAATGGGAGTAGACCTTGATACATGGAATACGATTCCACATGTTGCCGGCAAGGGTGCACATGGCGGCTATTGTGGTCCTGCAGTAAAGCCTATCGCCTTAAATATGGTGGCAGAGTGCGCTCGACATGCAAATATTAATGTTCCGATTTCGGGAATTGGCGGGATCTCGAACTGGCAAGATGCCGTAGAGTTTATGTTAATGGGTGCAACTGGAGTGCAAATTTGTACTGCTGCTATGCATCATGGATTTCGTATTGTTGAAGATATGATTGAAGGACTAAGCCATTACTTAGATGGCAAGGGTATTAAATCTGTTAGCGAAATCATTGGTAAATCTGTTCCAAGATATTCGGATTGGGGTAATTTAGATCTTAATTATAATATTGTGGCAAAAATCAACACCGAGGTTTGCATCAACTGTAACAAGTGCCATATTGCCTGCGAGGATACCTCTCATCAATGTATTGATAGGTTAACAGACGAAAACGGGAATGGCTATTTGAAGGTTAGAGAAGAGGATTGTGTTGGCTGTAATCTTTGCTCGATTGTCTGCCCAGTTGATGGAGCAATTGATATGGTGGAAGTACCAAATGAATTGCCGCCAATGTCCTGGAATGAACGACAGACGGCATTGAGTCTAGCAGCAGAATGTAAGATTGATATTCACAAATAA
- a CDS encoding NAD(P)-dependent oxidoreductase: protein MEKIQRISTINLERNFQEVERALTSQEALEESNRCLYCFDAPCIKACPTGIDIPTFIKKIASGNLLGSAKTIMTSNPVGASCSRVCPTEELCEGACVLNHSTKPIMIGNLQRYATDWAIKNEQTLFEPGIPNGKAVAVVGGGPAGLSAARELVRFGYKVTIFEAAEKAGGLNTYGIVSFRLPQSISYWEVEQVEKLNVTIKTNTRVGKDVPIEDLLKDFDCIVLAVGMAHVPHLGIEGEDLEGVFDAIEFVKGTKSGKLSKDFVGKRVVVIGAGNTAIDGATCSVRLGAENVKILYRRTEEEMTAYDFEYEFAKQDGVEFRWLTAPKRIIGDKSGKVTGIECIKMNLGEPDQDGRRRPNPVEGSEYVIPVDAVIKAIGQTRHLELIEALELLHDSGVVQVNKETYQTSNPKIYACGDVVFGKGNGDAMVVTAAQQGKLVAHSIYKQFKAAGVTQ from the coding sequence TTGGAAAAAATACAGCGAATCTCCACTATCAATCTAGAACGTAACTTCCAAGAAGTAGAACGTGCACTTACCAGCCAAGAAGCGTTGGAAGAATCGAATCGCTGCCTTTATTGCTTTGATGCCCCATGTATTAAGGCATGCCCCACAGGCATCGATATCCCAACTTTTATAAAAAAAATTGCGTCAGGAAATCTACTTGGTTCTGCGAAAACGATTATGACCTCGAATCCAGTTGGAGCAAGCTGTTCTAGAGTGTGTCCAACAGAGGAGCTGTGTGAAGGTGCCTGTGTCTTAAATCATTCCACAAAACCCATTATGATTGGAAATCTCCAGAGATATGCCACTGATTGGGCCATCAAAAATGAACAAACCCTATTCGAGCCTGGAATACCTAATGGTAAAGCTGTTGCTGTAGTGGGCGGCGGACCTGCTGGACTTTCTGCTGCGAGAGAATTAGTCCGGTTTGGATATAAAGTGACGATATTTGAAGCTGCAGAAAAAGCGGGGGGGTTAAATACTTATGGAATTGTCTCTTTCCGTCTTCCACAATCCATTTCTTATTGGGAAGTGGAACAAGTTGAAAAACTTAATGTAACAATCAAAACCAATACTCGTGTTGGTAAAGATGTACCTATAGAGGATTTACTTAAAGATTTTGATTGTATTGTCTTGGCAGTTGGCATGGCGCATGTTCCTCATTTGGGTATCGAAGGTGAAGATCTCGAAGGAGTCTTTGATGCCATTGAATTTGTAAAGGGAACAAAAAGCGGAAAATTATCTAAGGATTTTGTTGGGAAGCGCGTGGTTGTCATCGGTGCGGGAAATACGGCCATTGATGGTGCTACCTGTTCCGTCCGTTTAGGTGCAGAAAATGTAAAAATCCTTTACCGGCGAACGGAAGAAGAAATGACAGCCTATGATTTTGAATATGAATTTGCTAAACAAGATGGCGTGGAATTCCGCTGGTTAACGGCACCTAAGAGAATTATTGGCGATAAAAGTGGGAAGGTAACCGGGATTGAATGTATCAAAATGAATCTTGGTGAACCTGATCAAGACGGGCGTAGAAGACCTAATCCAGTTGAAGGATCTGAATATGTTATTCCTGTGGATGCTGTTATCAAAGCGATAGGCCAAACTAGGCATCTAGAGTTAATAGAAGCTCTAGAACTACTGCATGATAGTGGTGTCGTACAGGTAAATAAAGAAACCTATCAAACTTCCAATCCCAAAATATATGCGTGTGGTGATGTTGTTTTTGGAAAAGGTAATGGCGATGCCATGGTCGTTACCGCTGCACAGCAAGGGAAACTGGTAGCGCATAGCATTTATAAACAATTTAAAGCAGCTGGTGTAACACAATAA
- a CDS encoding NAD-dependent epimerase/dehydratase family protein, with protein sequence MNKKTALVLGATGLIGNELVQLLSENGHYQKVHLLVRRPIEVESKVCEIHLVDFNNLHHYHELFQVTDVFCCLGTTIKVAKTKEAFRVVDYEYPVEAAKLAKENGAEKFLIVSSMGADTKSLFFYSRVKGEVEETLSRLNIPSLHIFRPSLLLGKREEFRLGEKLAEKASGMLNKVMIGPLRQYRGIQARKVAAAMAVAAQSNKKGKHIYLSHEIDSMVGFSEWKKL encoded by the coding sequence GTGAATAAAAAAACGGCACTTGTGCTCGGAGCTACAGGTCTAATCGGAAATGAATTAGTCCAATTACTTAGTGAAAATGGGCACTACCAAAAAGTGCATTTATTGGTTCGTAGACCGATTGAAGTTGAATCTAAAGTTTGTGAAATACATTTGGTTGATTTCAATAACCTACATCATTACCATGAGTTATTTCAAGTTACAGATGTTTTCTGTTGCTTAGGGACAACGATAAAAGTGGCAAAGACAAAAGAAGCTTTTCGTGTAGTGGATTACGAATATCCAGTTGAGGCTGCAAAATTAGCAAAGGAAAACGGTGCTGAAAAGTTTCTGATTGTTAGTTCTATGGGGGCAGACACTAAGTCTTTATTTTTTTATAGTCGAGTAAAAGGGGAGGTAGAGGAAACTCTATCTAGGTTAAACATACCTTCACTACATATTTTCAGACCTTCATTGTTGTTAGGGAAGCGGGAAGAGTTCCGATTGGGAGAGAAACTCGCAGAAAAGGCTAGCGGTATGTTGAACAAAGTCATGATAGGTCCCCTGCGTCAGTACCGAGGGATTCAAGCAAGAAAAGTGGCAGCAGCGATGGCCGTTGCGGCACAGTCAAATAAAAAGGGAAAACATATCTATCTTTCACATGAAATTGATTCTATGGTTGGGTTTTCAGAATGGAAAAAGCTTTAA
- a CDS encoding GyrI-like domain-containing protein yields the protein MKYEWRKREKDIYLPAANPAKIAVPPINYFTLKGKGNPNNEAFKESVEALYALSYVIRMLPKKGITHDGYYEYTVYPLEGVWDLDEEGRQLEQLDKDRLVYKLMIRQPEFVTADLFSFAKEVSAKKISDALLQAAKFETIEEGLCVQCSSDLIVMA from the coding sequence ATGAAATATGAATGGAGAAAAAGAGAGAAAGATATATATTTGCCTGCTGCGAACCCAGCTAAGATTGCAGTGCCTCCAATAAATTACTTCACATTAAAAGGAAAAGGAAATCCTAACAACGAAGCATTTAAGGAAAGTGTGGAGGCCCTTTATGCTCTCTCATATGTAATCAGGATGCTTCCAAAGAAAGGAATCACTCACGACGGATATTATGAATATACGGTTTACCCTTTAGAAGGAGTCTGGGACTTGGATGAGGAAGGTAGACAATTAGAACAGCTGGACAAAGACAGACTGGTTTATAAGCTAATGATTCGCCAGCCAGAGTTTGTAACTGCAGACCTCTTTTCATTTGCCAAGGAAGTAAGTGCGAAGAAGATATCAGATGCCCTGTTACAGGCAGCTAAATTTGAAACGATTGAAGAGGGATTGTGTGTCCAATGTTCTTCTGATTTAATAGTAATGGCATAA
- a CDS encoding MBL fold metallo-hydrolase, translated as MDQYPTLIKISEDIYQLVVRYPFGMFEMNSYLFRGENGFTIVDTGSEAKQSIDLWKKTLASGITVDKLVLTHAHPDHCGLARWFQENHRIPVFISNLGYQELQRKRNHHRVNWLHGFLKSHDCPEISQNMGNSEAAAYEFEPDGIFKEQQTIKLGNERYETIWTPGHSYDHFCFYNQNQQVMLTGDHVLAGLSPIIALWSEYDENPIKDNFASLEKLKAYPTKLALPGHGELIYNLNVRIDEMIKSHNYRLQQILNFVGSEEKTAWQVCQDIYGSLSNTKFFAPLMATIARLIFLEKSGELHSDLRNGKLYYSRGM; from the coding sequence ATGGACCAGTACCCAACGCTAATTAAAATCTCGGAGGATATCTATCAACTGGTTGTTCGATATCCGTTTGGAATGTTTGAAATGAACAGTTACTTATTCCGTGGAGAAAACGGCTTTACGATTGTCGATACAGGCAGTGAAGCAAAACAATCCATCGATTTATGGAAAAAAACCTTAGCATCGGGAATCACTGTCGATAAATTAGTGTTAACACATGCCCATCCAGATCACTGTGGACTTGCTAGATGGTTTCAGGAAAATCATCGTATTCCTGTCTTTATTTCAAATTTAGGTTATCAAGAATTACAGAGAAAACGAAACCATCATAGAGTCAATTGGCTTCACGGTTTTCTTAAATCACATGATTGCCCTGAAATTTCTCAAAATATGGGTAATTCAGAAGCCGCTGCCTATGAATTTGAACCCGATGGAATATTTAAAGAACAGCAGACTATCAAGCTAGGAAACGAAAGGTATGAAACCATTTGGACTCCAGGGCATTCCTATGACCATTTCTGTTTTTATAATCAAAATCAGCAGGTGATGTTGACAGGGGACCATGTGTTAGCTGGACTTTCACCAATCATAGCACTTTGGTCGGAGTACGATGAGAATCCAATAAAAGATAATTTTGCCTCATTGGAAAAATTAAAAGCATACCCTACCAAGCTTGCACTCCCTGGTCATGGTGAACTCATTTACAACCTAAACGTTCGGATAGATGAAATGATAAAGAGTCACAACTATCGCTTACAGCAAATCTTAAATTTTGTTGGAAGTGAGGAAAAGACAGCGTGGCAAGTTTGCCAGGATATCTACGGTTCTCTTAGTAATACCAAATTCTTTGCTCCTCTTATGGCCACGATAGCAAGACTTATTTTCCTTGAAAAAAGTGGGGAACTACATAGTGACTTGAGAAACGGGAAATTGTACTATAGCCGGGGCATGTAG
- a CDS encoding SagB family peptide dehydrogenase, which produces MSLDEFLHNLHFDIEKASIPNWEVDWEDKPLPYKLYRGLPVVSLSLEVPLTLEGQNQPSIPDQRKIGHFLWYVYGLTQFSQSVFSLDSTENIRELMQSYRRFAPSGGALYPNELYVYLKIEDLPKGVYHYDVAHHRLVLLREGDFDSYIARALGNRCEISSCFGTVFVSTMFWKNFFKYNNFAYRLQGLDAGVLIGQLLEVSKRFGFESGVYFQFLDRAINHLLGLSEQEESVYAVIPLSAEPTIWSANGREMDRMVSSEQLCQELKPIKLNHYVRSQRVKEYPMLTKLNAVSMLNSTTKFPLIEAKENVISEGQAVALPHVERLSYDLGSVCRNRFSPDMDFILGKVTQVELANLLHEATDSFLYRNDLEAAHKKHEPRVSLNVCLYNVEGIPNGAYQYDSTTHSLRQVHLGDHRLLLQSGMSLYNVNLLQVPICIHVTGVKDYYKTTLGYRGYRIQQMEAGMLVQRLLLSSGAVGMGGHPLLGYDSNLCDQIYKMEPQGKTSLIQIPIGPYRQRPWLLGGLCS; this is translated from the coding sequence ATGAGTCTAGATGAATTTTTGCATAATTTACATTTTGATATTGAGAAGGCAAGCATCCCAAATTGGGAAGTGGATTGGGAAGACAAACCGCTTCCCTATAAACTATACCGCGGTTTGCCAGTGGTTTCATTATCTTTAGAAGTACCACTGACACTTGAAGGACAAAACCAACCCTCCATTCCTGACCAGCGTAAAATAGGGCATTTTCTTTGGTATGTTTATGGCCTTACTCAATTTAGCCAATCAGTCTTTAGCTTAGATTCTACAGAGAATATAAGAGAACTTATGCAATCATACAGGAGGTTTGCTCCCTCTGGTGGAGCACTGTATCCAAACGAATTATACGTATATTTGAAAATCGAGGATTTGCCAAAAGGGGTATATCATTATGATGTGGCACACCATCGCTTAGTATTGCTGAGGGAAGGAGATTTCGATTCTTATATAGCCAGGGCTCTTGGTAATCGTTGTGAGATTTCATCATGTTTTGGGACTGTTTTTGTATCGACTATGTTTTGGAAAAATTTTTTTAAATACAACAATTTTGCCTACCGACTGCAGGGGTTGGATGCGGGTGTGTTAATTGGACAATTATTGGAAGTATCGAAACGGTTTGGCTTTGAATCTGGGGTATACTTCCAATTTCTTGATCGGGCCATTAATCATTTGCTTGGATTATCTGAACAAGAAGAGAGCGTGTATGCAGTTATCCCGTTATCGGCGGAACCAACTATTTGGTCAGCCAATGGGAGAGAAATGGACAGAATGGTATCTTCAGAACAGTTGTGCCAAGAATTGAAACCGATTAAGCTGAATCATTACGTCCGGTCACAAAGAGTTAAAGAGTATCCGATGTTAACCAAGTTAAATGCAGTGTCCATGTTGAATTCTACAACAAAGTTTCCATTGATCGAGGCGAAGGAAAATGTGATTAGTGAGGGTCAAGCAGTAGCTCTGCCTCATGTGGAGAGGCTGTCGTATGATCTGGGATCTGTTTGTCGAAACCGATTTTCTCCAGATATGGATTTCATTTTGGGAAAGGTAACTCAGGTCGAACTGGCAAATCTGCTCCACGAGGCAACGGATTCCTTTTTGTATCGAAATGATTTGGAAGCTGCGCACAAGAAGCACGAGCCGCGTGTCTCGCTTAATGTCTGTTTGTATAATGTTGAAGGAATTCCTAATGGTGCGTATCAATATGACAGCACTACTCATTCATTACGTCAGGTCCATCTCGGAGATCATCGACTGCTACTGCAATCAGGCATGTCGTTATATAATGTGAATTTGCTCCAAGTACCAATCTGCATACATGTCACAGGAGTAAAGGATTACTATAAAACTACACTTGGGTACAGAGGATATCGAATCCAACAAATGGAAGCAGGTATGCTCGTGCAACGATTACTCTTATCGTCAGGAGCCGTTGGAATGGGAGGGCACCCGCTCCTCGGGTATGATTCTAACCTGTGTGATCAAATTTACAAGATGGAACCACAAGGAAAGACTAGCTTAATTCAAATTCCGATTGGTCCCTACCGACAACGTCCTTGGTTATTGGGAGGTTTGTGTAGTTAA